Genomic window (Primulina eburnea isolate SZY01 chromosome 8, ASM2296580v1, whole genome shotgun sequence):
ACTACGACAGTGGTTCATCACCATGTCCACGACGTCATTTATCCATTACTATGAGATTACTAGTTTTAGTTCGATTGTgagacattttttttattgttttacctaaaatatctcgattatttttaaactccatattctatttttttaataCGCCCATTTATCCAATTTTGGTTGGTGGTTGCCTAGGGTTTTTCTTAACACgtgttatttataattaaattaaaccttaattacataattaacattaatgagcttgatttaattaattagacttgtctaactagtttaattaatttaatcaaagtccattaaaactttaattatttaatatgttggacttgtttccctacaagcccattaaacatattatccaccatatttaatttattaattaatcaactcaacttttgagcttaataaattaaatacacatctccaaaatttaatatttaataaacccaacatttgagtttaataaattaaattatcaaattttataaattcaactacttgaatttattttctcaaaatttaattatcataaattcaacaccttgaatttactatataaggactaatggtgtacaatcataaccacggacttatcttctcgatgaatgataaccacttggaaagtccgagggagggttgttcggtataatcatcatatgactacccatctgtatgtttggacatctctatgcccttaccaagaaacgcagtacacaacatcacatatgctagtctcgagctcaagcgacctttatccatgttttaggcggctgaatcgactaggaacgaatttagaatatgcagtgtttacaaatgagtttcaacatcgaattacgattcatttgtattaaaacataatcaaagactttatctatgctgcttgcatgggtatacagctAAAGTATAAcgaagaccataaaaagttaaattatattaaaataaagattgtttatttcacttgagtcaataaattccctagccaaccgttggcttgcagggcatctactctaacacattCATGGTGTAACTAAAATCTCGACACTCGACAAATCATCGTAGATAATTTAATGTTAGATCTCGTCTCTAAATTGAATGTGTGCTGACTCCTTTTAACGCCCACGAAAAGTGAAGGCAAAATTAAGGAAAAAACACTCATCCCTTTTCTCTAAATTCTACTCTTTCTTCTTTATGGGTCGCAAGAAACTTGCAATGAGGCGAATTGAGAATGCGGCCACTCGCCAAGTTACGTACGCCAAGCGTAAAGATGGGATCGTGAAGAAGGCGAGTGAGTTGTCTCTGTTGTGTGATACAAATGTGGCCGTTGTTATGTTTTCCCCGGCCAGAAGGCTTAGCATACCTTTGCCAGCAATGGAAGGTTGGTTGGTTGGTGAAAAAACTGTTACATATGTGTTCAAGTGCAACAATTTTAACAGCGCACTTATTTGTGTTTATATGTTCTTGTCTGAAAGGCTCAAGCAACTGAAGTATGAAGGAGTAATGCTGGAAAAGATAGCAATGTAATCTCTTATCCTTTATAAAGAAAATCCACATATTATACGCGCATAGAAATTTACGATCTTTTTTTATGAGGATAATTACTGTctgtttgatatatatatatatatatatatatatatatatatatatatatatatatatatatatatatatatacaccgcAGTCCCGATGGAGGATACACCAGCTGCTTCACTTACTCATCGCACCACCCATGCAAGCCAAAGCGGGTAATTGGGATAAAATTTAAAGTAGACATATTAGAATTTCCTTGAAAACATCAAGAAATTAATTAAGTGAAAGCCATTAGAATAGTGACCatgcatatataaatatatagctaTGATGTTGCTGAAATCCTTGAAAACATCAAGAAATTAATTAAGTGAAAGCCATTAGAATAGTGACCatgcatatataaatatatagctaTGATGTTGCTGAAATCCGATATGATAGCTGAAATATCGGATCTTCATTCGAGAAGCTCGGATCAGACCTTCGAAATCTGGAAGCACAAACAAGAACGTTAGAAGGAGGCCGGAAGGTTGTTCCGGCGTAGTCCCTTCGACGCCCAACTTATAGAATAGAAAACTGAGAGAATACTGTGTGTATAGAATGAATGAGTATATGAATGAATAAACAATGAATGAAACATGTTATTTATATGAGAAGAATAAAGTCCTGATTTAGCAGGTCTATATTCTCAAAATCTCGAACAAAATTAGATTAAACCTTTGTGGGCTTTATTTCTATGGACTATCCGTTAATGTCTGAGTAGAAGCTCTCTTAGGCAGCGTCTATAGTCTGGACCTTATGGGAGCTCGGCCGAGACATTTCCATTCAATATGTTACCATAATCTGGGAGGTCAGCTCGGTTCGTGATGGGAGGTCAACAAAGGAGGTTGGCCACCTTTTTCTGATTAACGAGATTACGGGTGTTTGGGAGGTCGTCCTAGATGACCTCCCACCAGCTTCGTGTGAATGAGGTGACCTCCTGACCGGCTCTGTCATGAAGATGACCTTCCGGGACTTTCTGAATACTGGGCACAAATCCACCTGGGCTATTGAGAGTGGACCGAGCCTACTCCTAAGATATCAAGGTATATGTTTATATACTAGATAGGATAA
Coding sequences:
- the LOC140838032 gene encoding agamous-like MADS-box protein AGL104 produces the protein MGRKKLAMRRIENAATRQVTYAKRKDGIVKKASELSLLCDTNVAVVMFSPARRLSIPLPAMEGWLVGEKTVTYVFKCNNFNSALICVYMFLSERLKQLKYEGVMLEKIAM